The following nucleotide sequence is from Gymnodinialimonas sp. 202GB13-11.
CCGGTGCCGCGCAGGTCGACGCGGACGCCCGCAAAGCCCTGCGCGGCGAGGGCAGGGTAGGTGGCCTCGTCCCGCGGCGCCGTCACATCGCGGCGACGGTAGGGGAGGAATTCGAGGATCGCGGGGACGGGTGTGTTTGTCTCAGGCCGCCAAATGCGGGCGGCGAGGCGGGTGCCGTCGGACAGGGGGATCCAGACAGTGGGGTGGTCTTGGTGGGTCATGGGGGGACGGTGGCAAGATCGTACGGTGACGTCCAATACAATCGGATGCGATGGCCAAGAAGAGATGCGGATGCTACGAGCGCGGAATGGACGCCCAACTCGCCAAGATCAGCAAATTCCTCAGCTTTGTGCTGCGGCACAAACCCGATGCGATTGGCCTGTCGCTGGATCCCGAAGGTTGGGCGGATATCGATGAGCTTTTGCAGAAGGCAGATATCGAGATCACGCGTGCGCAGCTTGAGTCTGTGGTGAAGACCAATGACAAGAAGCGTTTTGCAGTGTCCGACGATGGCCTGTCCATCCGGGCCAATCAGGGGCATTCGATTGAAGTCAATCTAGGGCTAGAGCCCGTCGAGCCGCCGGACGTGTTGTACCATGGGACAGCCACACGGTTTCTGGAGCAGATCAAGGCCGAGGGCCTTTTGCCGCGAAGCCGGCAGTTTGTTCATCTGTCACCCGATGTTGCGACGGCAACAAGCGTGGGAAAGCGTCACGGAAAGGTGGTCGTCCTGACGGTTCAGGCGCGCGCGCTGCATGATCAGGGGCACGCCTTCTATCGCGCGGAGAACGGGGTTTGGTTGACGAAATTCGTGCCGCCGGAGAGCATTCAGGAAAGCTGAACCGACGCCGCCACGATGTGCACGACTTTGTTCTCCGACGTCCAGAACATCACGTAGTGGTTGCAGTCTCGGGTAAGGCCGCTTTTGGCCCAATGGGCGACCCAACTGGCAGAAAGATCAGAGTTTTCCGCCTTAATCACAGCCCCACTTACAAAATCCGCCTCGTAAGTGCCTGGCGCAATTGAAGCTGGGCCCGGGAAAGAAGAGGTCGAAACGAAGCAAACCCGATCAAAGGTGAGTGTTGCGGTGCGTTGGCCGCCGCCCTCCGCATCGAAGGAAACCACGACCGTGGCTTTCCGACCATCCGAGGCAACAGATACCTTGTTTTCCCCATGCCCGGGCATGAGTGGCTTGAGGTCATGGATGATTTCACTGGGCAACTTCATTCCCCTGTTGGAAGAGTTGGAGAGCCAGTGTCAGGAAGGTCGTTGTTGTTGAGTTGATTCGTCGCCAATTCATCGAAAGTGACGTCCACGCCGTTATCGTTGGTATAAGCGACCTCACCGGTCCTTTGGGTGCCGTACCATTCACTTCGCGGGACCCCGGCGTTTTGAAGAGCCGTCGACGTTCTCGTGTTGAGTATGAGACGCACGCCGTTCAAATCCACGTAGTCGACTGGGATATCGGACGGGCTGACGTCTCCGTTTAGAATTGCTGTTGCCAAATCATCAACTGTAACAATTTCATATCCGGCCAAGTCCGAATAGATCTGCTGGCCGTCCGGGCTAAACTCGCGGTCAGAGCGAATGCTGGTTTGGGCAAAGTTTGCGTCGTCAACGCTGCCGATTGTACTTCCGTTTCGGCCAACCGATGGAACCCCCCCCAGATCGCCAAGGCGACGCAGAAGGTTTGCCGAGCCAGCGGTCAAGCCGACCGTTCCAGTCGCGGCACTCGCGGCGTAGACGTTGAATTCGCCCAGGATTTCTCCGGCATCTTCAAAACGGCCCTCCGCCATGGCGGTTTCCATGGCTTCCGCGCGGGAGGCGAGGCCAGCCTGTACATTTGCGGGCAGCTCATCGAAATTCTCGATGAGTTGAACAAACGCCTCCATGCGTGCCGAATTGCGGTCTGCAGCACCGGTAAGCTCACCTGCGCCGACAAGCATCGAAGCTTGGTCCGCGCCGAACAGAAGCATGGCTGAGAACCCGCCAACGACTTCGCCAGCGGCACCCCGGATCATACCGGTGCGCAGTTGTTGGGTTACGAGGTAGGCACCCTCTAGGATGTCCCGCTCAAGTTCATTTTGGGCTGTGAGAAACGCATCAATGGCTTGATCGTTTCCTGACGCAAACACCTCATCCTGAGCTGCAATGAGGCGAGCGTGGACATCCGTTAGTTCCTGCAGAAGGCCCATGACTTGCAATGTACCAGCCGCGCGCCGGACTTCTGCCGGTAGGTCTGACAACTCCTCCGGAACCAAACGATCTACAGTTTCGTAGGGTGCAAACCGCACTGAATCTAAAAGGATGATGTCGGTCGCAGAGAGGATACCCTGCAATCCGTCGAATTGCCGTGGCGCCCAATCGCTGAGCGCGGCATCGTAGAACTCGCGGTTGGCAACAACGTGATCGAGGTTTGCCAGAGTATTGCGGCGCAGCTCGGGGTTGGTTTCGTTCAGGAAACCCATCAGGCCGCCAAGACCGTTTGTGAAGGTTTCGCCATTTTGCGCGATCAGGATATCGATATGAACCTGAGCGTCCGGGTTATCTGCGATCTGGTTTGCCGCGCGGTTATCCACGTTGCGCATGGCCTGCAGTGTCAGTTCCTGCAACCATTCTTCTGCGGTTTTTCCGTCTACGCCGTCGAGCGATTGTGCATAAGCTTCAAGCGCCTGAATTTCGCGCGTGTGGAGCTGGCGGTTGTTCTCGTCCAGCGATGTCGCGATGGCGCCCGCAAGGCTTGCACCGCCGGCGTTGCCGTCATTGGCGATCAGCACAGCGGCCGTTGCGATAAGGCCTGTCAGTTCGGCCTGGCGTTCTGCCGAAAGATTGGTGTTTCCGATAAGCTCGCCTGACAATGCCGCAACCGCTGCACCCAGGGCACCGTCGGCGAAATCCTCACCCAAGAGTTCGGCTGCTAGACCGCCGGCCACGGCGTGCGCGATAACGTGGGGGAAGGAGCCTTCTTCAAGGCCCGCCTCGCTGACGATATCCCCGATTTCGTTTTGAACGATCGAAAGACCGCTCATCACCATCGCATTGGTCCAGCTGTCGAACAGCGCCTCGCCGAAGTCACCGCCATTGATGGCCGTGCTGACGCCAGCATTGACGGTCGCACGGATCAAATCCGCCTGCAGATCGCGGATCGCGACTTCGGTGAACGTTGCACCCTCTCCGAGCGGTCCAGAAAGCGCGGCCGCGTCCACTAGATGGGAACCCAGACCCGCTGAGACCATGGCCGTGATCAGGCCACGGAAGCTGTCACCGGAGGCTAGTTCTTCCAGCACTGCGCCGATATCGCCGCCGTTGTTCACCAGAGAGACGGAAGCGGTGCTGACGAGGTTCCTAAGACCGGCCTGGATGGCCGCTTCGGCAGCCCCTCCCGTTGCAAAACCCAAGCCTTGTGTGATGGACTCAGCCCAACCGGCAGTGAGGCCAGACGTGGCGAACGACACGATTGTCGTCACCAGCAGTGCGC
It contains:
- a CDS encoding RNA 2'-phosphotransferase translates to MDAQLAKISKFLSFVLRHKPDAIGLSLDPEGWADIDELLQKADIEITRAQLESVVKTNDKKRFAVSDDGLSIRANQGHSIEVNLGLEPVEPPDVLYHGTATRFLEQIKAEGLLPRSRQFVHLSPDVATATSVGKRHGKVVVLTVQARALHDQGHAFYRAENGVWLTKFVPPESIQES